One region of Demequina sp. TMPB413 genomic DNA includes:
- a CDS encoding GtrA family protein — translation MIHAIRRKWEVFTEKRPGFAQFLMFTVFSQAVTVLQLALMPLFRAWFNTTSLLETTFQVFPVGSDVDGSQYYMFDYVAGELPQGGGGLAYFLAVQITLAIAQVINFFLQRNITFKSNTSPWRAAMWYFIAYVIITFIAAAAQGFYKAPVYDFFIDTLGWGSTGETFADVLTMIIYSAISFWVFFPIFKIIFKREPGEDGEDGDDEQGTVPSGAQDSTIQPGEPAPQP, via the coding sequence ATGATTCACGCCATCCGCCGCAAGTGGGAAGTCTTCACCGAGAAGCGGCCTGGCTTCGCGCAGTTCCTCATGTTCACGGTGTTTTCCCAGGCCGTGACGGTGTTGCAGTTGGCGCTGATGCCGCTGTTCAGGGCATGGTTCAACACCACATCGCTCCTCGAGACCACCTTCCAGGTGTTCCCTGTCGGCTCAGACGTCGACGGATCGCAGTACTACATGTTCGATTACGTCGCGGGTGAGCTCCCACAGGGAGGCGGCGGCCTCGCCTACTTCCTCGCGGTGCAGATCACTCTCGCGATCGCGCAGGTCATCAACTTCTTCCTCCAGCGCAACATCACCTTCAAGTCGAACACCTCGCCGTGGCGTGCGGCGATGTGGTACTTCATCGCGTACGTCATCATCACGTTCATCGCGGCGGCCGCTCAGGGCTTCTACAAGGCGCCTGTGTACGACTTCTTCATTGACACGCTTGGCTGGGGCTCCACTGGCGAGACGTTCGCAGACGTCTTGACCATGATCATCTACTCCGCGATCTCGTTCTGGGTGTTCTTCCCCATCTTCAAGATCATCTTCAAGCGCGAACCAGGTGAGGACGGTGAAGACGGCGACGACGAGCAGGGTACTGTTCCCTCCGGCGCGCAGGATTCGACCATCCAGCCGGGTGAGCCCGCGCCACAGCCATAG